From the Chitinolyticbacter meiyuanensis genome, one window contains:
- a CDS encoding ImpA family metalloprotease: MGWILLLLLGLLTACGGGGGNDSGSTPGGGNGPTPLPTQPPAVVSAIEAALASGDPAALTDAQPIIVQAFSHARTLSQQQAARINALYAGVSSEYLPGSNSQFILPGNPERAQPLVVGDGGQRLAAFSTAQHGRSAGYGVNVLEQFRGSTNLNHAPAFRRLLAWLVGDSADSALPASLAVSITGLSAGNTIAGLTKAGVTVSDAACDALADSTCAARVALVIVGGGVAADATLTARTRALLQSGKPVLYLHSNGWGDSTAGRQMLTAMELELGGYGGNYWADDKVAAGRSSSANATAAAQFGAILPLLERLASNALRIDYDWSRCGDTGCGDAPGFNAEVLTPADEIRGQLNAYSSAGRNLFATPDTTLLRLLALWADTVRKEIRYPLDKAAKPADFQRAVIADAWVSYVRSAGGRQTDLGSYLGSGAASLPVSTSDETVDVTLASESGFTAIGRFAMPGQPLQVTLLNPGNASLALRINTQRSGSTKWGSASDYTRPRYLASPAISLAKDALVPVVTPYGGLLQLQYSGATPGQVVKLRLRGTARQPFLDLTANGDRAAFVAALANTPFEWAEIKLAGLEAHARVNMLRDVINGASYQGNVNQYLDEMVNLFFESDYDLAGFARSGRVLPASVQSFCSTRGWNCTDATLHRGPSTQHVNVDVYAQCGAGCSGNPYDQTWGLSPRGWGESHELGHNLQRGELNVYGGRSGEVSNNLFPLHKKWRMFRELGVNEDSTRVRYRNAFDLLVAAKASSTPIDAAYQALWADDGYAVQNGERMAFYVQWVHYWHERTGSITQAWDIVTLLYLHARQLAAGAATGTEWDGKKTALGYGQYASRPATDGNDNLLLALSTITQRDQRPTFDLWGVKYSATAASQVAAYGYAAEPAFFYANTSSNDYSTVRKVDMAVASPAWPF, from the coding sequence ATGGGTTGGATATTGCTGTTATTGCTGGGGCTGCTGACCGCCTGCGGCGGCGGCGGTGGAAACGACAGCGGCAGCACGCCGGGCGGCGGCAATGGCCCGACGCCGCTGCCCACGCAACCACCGGCCGTGGTCAGTGCCATCGAAGCCGCGCTCGCCAGCGGCGATCCGGCCGCCCTGACCGATGCGCAACCCATCATCGTCCAGGCCTTCAGCCATGCGCGCACGCTGTCGCAACAGCAGGCTGCCCGCATCAACGCGCTGTACGCCGGCGTGAGCAGCGAATACCTGCCGGGCAGCAACAGCCAGTTCATCCTGCCCGGCAACCCGGAGCGTGCCCAGCCGCTGGTTGTCGGCGATGGCGGGCAACGGCTGGCCGCATTCAGCACGGCGCAGCACGGCCGCAGCGCCGGCTACGGCGTGAACGTGCTTGAGCAGTTCCGCGGCAGCACCAACCTGAATCACGCACCGGCGTTTCGCCGGCTACTGGCCTGGCTCGTGGGCGACAGCGCCGACAGCGCCCTCCCCGCATCACTCGCCGTGAGCATCACCGGCCTATCGGCCGGCAACACCATTGCCGGCCTGACCAAGGCCGGCGTCACCGTCAGCGATGCGGCGTGCGACGCGCTGGCCGACAGCACCTGCGCGGCGCGTGTGGCACTGGTGATCGTCGGCGGCGGCGTGGCAGCGGATGCCACGCTGACAGCACGTACCCGCGCACTGCTGCAATCGGGCAAGCCGGTGCTGTACCTGCACAGCAATGGCTGGGGCGACAGCACCGCCGGCCGCCAGATGCTGACCGCGATGGAGCTGGAACTGGGCGGCTACGGTGGCAACTACTGGGCCGACGACAAGGTCGCCGCCGGGCGCAGCAGCAGCGCCAACGCCACGGCAGCAGCGCAGTTCGGCGCCATCCTGCCGCTGCTGGAGCGGCTGGCCAGCAACGCCTTGCGTATCGACTACGACTGGAGCCGTTGCGGCGATACCGGCTGCGGCGACGCCCCCGGCTTCAACGCCGAGGTGCTCACGCCGGCCGACGAGATTCGTGGCCAGCTCAATGCCTACAGCAGCGCCGGCCGCAACCTGTTCGCCACGCCCGATACCACGCTGCTGCGGCTGCTCGCGCTGTGGGCCGATACCGTGCGCAAAGAGATCCGCTACCCGCTCGACAAGGCCGCCAAACCGGCTGATTTCCAGCGCGCGGTGATCGCCGATGCCTGGGTCAGCTATGTGCGTAGCGCCGGTGGCCGCCAGACCGATCTGGGCTCCTACCTCGGCAGCGGCGCGGCCAGCCTGCCCGTGTCGACCAGCGATGAGACGGTGGACGTCACCCTCGCCAGCGAGAGCGGCTTTACCGCCATCGGCCGCTTCGCCATGCCGGGGCAGCCGCTGCAGGTGACGCTACTCAACCCCGGCAACGCCAGCTTGGCGCTGCGCATCAACACCCAGCGCAGCGGCTCCACCAAGTGGGGAAGCGCCAGCGATTACACCCGGCCACGCTATCTGGCGAGCCCCGCCATCAGCCTGGCCAAGGATGCGCTGGTGCCGGTGGTCACCCCCTACGGCGGGCTGCTCCAGTTGCAATACAGCGGCGCCACACCGGGTCAGGTGGTGAAGCTGCGGCTGCGCGGCACTGCTCGCCAGCCCTTCCTCGACCTGACCGCCAATGGCGATCGCGCCGCCTTCGTCGCCGCGCTGGCCAATACACCGTTCGAATGGGCCGAGATCAAGCTCGCCGGCCTCGAAGCGCACGCCCGGGTGAACATGCTGCGCGACGTGATCAATGGCGCCAGCTACCAGGGCAATGTGAACCAGTATCTCGATGAGATGGTGAACCTGTTCTTCGAGAGCGACTACGACCTCGCCGGCTTCGCCCGCAGCGGCCGCGTGCTGCCCGCCTCGGTGCAGTCGTTCTGCAGCACGCGCGGTTGGAACTGCACCGATGCCACGCTGCACCGCGGGCCCAGCACCCAGCATGTGAACGTCGATGTATACGCGCAGTGCGGTGCCGGCTGCTCCGGCAACCCGTACGACCAGACCTGGGGCCTCTCCCCGCGCGGCTGGGGCGAGAGCCATGAGCTCGGCCACAACCTGCAGCGCGGTGAGCTCAACGTGTATGGCGGGCGCAGCGGCGAGGTATCGAACAACCTGTTCCCGCTACACAAGAAATGGCGGATGTTCCGCGAACTGGGCGTGAACGAGGACAGCACGCGCGTGCGCTATCGCAATGCCTTCGATCTGCTGGTTGCCGCCAAGGCAAGCAGCACGCCGATCGATGCCGCCTACCAGGCACTGTGGGCCGACGATGGCTACGCGGTGCAGAACGGCGAGCGCATGGCGTTTTACGTGCAGTGGGTGCACTACTGGCACGAACGCACCGGCAGCATCACCCAGGCCTGGGACATCGTCACCCTGCTCTACCTGCATGCGCGCCAGCTCGCGGCCGGTGCTGCAACAGGCACGGAGTGGGATGGCAAGAAGACGGCGCTCGGCTACGGCCAATACGCCAGCCGGCCCGCCACCGACGGCAACGACAACCTGCTGCTGGCACTGTCCACCATCACGCAGCGCGACCAGCGCCCAACCTTCGATCTGTGGGGCGTGAAGTACTCGGCCACCGCTGCCAGCCAGGTGGCCGCCTATGGCTACGCGGCCGAGCCAGCGTTCTTCTATGCCAACACCAGCAGCAACGACTACAGCACGGTGCGCAAGGTGGACATGGCGGTGGCGAGCCCGGCCTGGCCGTTCTGA
- a CDS encoding zinc-ribbon domain-containing protein yields the protein MMQSGKQKRAAIMARRQARREAATRAPVMVRPKGARQANLALLAPHNSYGAPAFVERGYYIDLAFTCRDCGASQVWTAEQQQWWYETAKGYVYSTAIRCLGCRQARRRALAGTIKENKQ from the coding sequence ATGATGCAAAGCGGTAAGCAGAAACGGGCCGCGATCATGGCGCGGCGCCAAGCTCGGCGGGAAGCGGCGACGCGAGCCCCGGTGATGGTCCGGCCCAAGGGCGCCCGGCAAGCGAACCTGGCGCTATTGGCGCCACATAACAGCTACGGCGCGCCCGCATTCGTCGAGCGCGGGTACTACATCGATCTGGCCTTCACCTGCCGCGATTGCGGTGCCAGCCAGGTCTGGACTGCAGAACAACAGCAATGGTGGTACGAAACCGCCAAGGGCTATGTGTATTCAACCGCCATCCGTTGCCTCGGATGCCGCCAGGCGCGGCGCCGGGCACTGGCGGGAACGATCAAGGAAAACAAGCAATGA
- a CDS encoding nucleotidyltransferase domain-containing protein, with translation MENNAFNPVRFAHPIAPAVRERVLDELAAIEARHEVRVLFACESGSRGWGFASPDSDYDVRFVYVHRPDWYLRVAPQRDVIELPIDHELDISGWELRKALQLLARSNPTLFEWLDSPVIYRADADWVAQVRALAPAFFSPRKTRWHYLAMARKNFRGYLQGNTVRLKKYLYVLRPLLAAQWVDEGRGMPPMRFAELAEALIPDAALRDELNNLLALKMAADEAEYGPRFPLIHEWIVMRLAGEGAMPDFRQPQGDMAALDAVLLRTVMQH, from the coding sequence ATGGAGAACAACGCATTCAATCCGGTGCGCTTTGCCCACCCCATCGCTCCCGCTGTCCGCGAACGGGTGCTGGACGAGCTCGCGGCGATCGAGGCCCGGCATGAGGTGCGCGTGCTGTTTGCCTGTGAATCGGGTAGCCGAGGCTGGGGTTTTGCCTCGCCGGACAGCGATTACGATGTGCGCTTTGTCTACGTGCACCGGCCCGACTGGTATCTCAGGGTGGCGCCGCAGCGCGACGTGATCGAGCTGCCGATCGACCACGAACTCGATATCTCCGGCTGGGAGCTGCGCAAGGCGTTGCAATTGCTGGCGCGCTCCAATCCCACACTGTTCGAGTGGCTGGATTCGCCGGTGATTTACCGTGCCGATGCCGATTGGGTGGCGCAGGTGCGTGCGCTGGCGCCGGCGTTCTTTTCGCCGCGCAAGACGCGCTGGCATTACCTGGCAATGGCGCGCAAGAACTTCCGCGGCTATCTGCAGGGCAATACGGTGCGCCTTAAGAAATACCTGTACGTATTGCGACCGCTGCTGGCGGCGCAATGGGTGGACGAGGGGCGCGGCATGCCGCCGATGCGCTTTGCCGAACTGGCCGAGGCGCTGATTCCGGATGCCGCACTGCGCGACGAGCTCAACAACCTGCTGGCGCTGAAGATGGCGGCAGATGAGGCCGAGTATGGCCCGCGCTTTCCGCTGATCCACGAGTGGATCGTCATGCGGCTGGCTGGCGAGGGCGCGATGCCGGATTTTCGCCAGCCCCAAGGCGACATGGCCGCGCTCGATGCCGTGCTGCTGCGCACCGTGATGCAACATTGA
- a CDS encoding slipin family protein — MWQRFQIRKNERALLLRAGDFVTVLQPGRYLKASVKRDYAIVTYPLTEALFEHPLTEYLRQHQPAVVAQHFVLFDLGDNEAGLRFENDALVEIVPPGSRRMYWQDAVPQRFERIDLAVGWTVPEQLLARIAQPALRGKGIAGLGAVLNVQVAAGQVGVLRVDGQRVALLQPGRYAYWRFNRDIAVDLIDTRLQAIEITGQEILTRDKVSLRVNLAANWLFDDVELALSRLPKPMEHVYRELQFGLRAAVGTRTLDELLEHKQVIDDVVSQHAASRLDGFGVRVVGLGVKDIVLPGEMKALLAQVVEAEKAAQANVIRRREETGATRSLLNTAKVMEDNPTALRLKELETLERLAERIDKISVVGGLDQLLNGLVKLKV, encoded by the coding sequence ATGTGGCAACGATTCCAGATTCGCAAGAACGAACGCGCCCTGCTGCTGCGCGCCGGTGACTTTGTCACGGTGCTGCAGCCGGGGCGTTACCTGAAGGCCAGCGTGAAGCGTGACTACGCCATCGTGACCTACCCGCTGACCGAAGCGCTGTTCGAGCATCCGCTGACCGAATACCTGCGCCAGCACCAGCCGGCCGTGGTCGCGCAGCACTTCGTGCTGTTCGACCTTGGCGACAACGAGGCAGGCCTGCGCTTCGAGAACGATGCGCTGGTCGAGATCGTGCCACCGGGCTCGCGCCGCATGTACTGGCAGGATGCCGTGCCGCAGCGCTTCGAGCGGATCGACCTCGCCGTTGGCTGGACTGTGCCGGAGCAATTGCTGGCGCGGATTGCCCAGCCGGCATTACGCGGCAAGGGCATTGCCGGGCTGGGCGCGGTGCTGAACGTGCAGGTGGCGGCGGGCCAGGTCGGCGTGTTGCGGGTCGACGGCCAGCGCGTGGCGCTGCTGCAACCGGGCCGCTATGCCTACTGGCGCTTCAACCGCGATATCGCGGTCGACCTGATCGACACCCGGCTGCAGGCAATCGAGATCACCGGGCAGGAAATCCTCACCCGCGACAAGGTGAGCCTGCGCGTGAACCTCGCCGCCAACTGGCTGTTCGACGACGTGGAGTTGGCGCTCTCCCGGCTGCCCAAGCCGATGGAGCACGTCTACCGCGAGCTGCAGTTCGGCCTGCGTGCCGCCGTCGGCACCCGCACGCTGGATGAACTGCTGGAGCACAAGCAGGTGATCGACGATGTGGTGAGCCAGCACGCGGCGAGCCGGCTCGATGGCTTCGGTGTGCGGGTGGTGGGCCTCGGGGTGAAGGACATCGTGTTGCCGGGCGAGATGAAGGCACTGCTCGCCCAGGTGGTCGAAGCGGAAAAGGCGGCGCAGGCCAACGTGATCCGCCGCCGCGAGGAAACGGGCGCCACCCGCTCCTTGCTCAACACCGCCAAGGTGATGGAAGACAACCCGACCGCGCTACGGCTCAAGGAACTGGAAACGCTGGAGCGGCTGGCCGAACGCATCGACAAGATCTCGGTGGTCGGCGGGCTCGATCAGTTGCTGAACGGGCTGGTGAAACTGAAGGTTTAG
- the rtcA gene encoding RNA 3'-terminal phosphate cyclase: MKNTIQSDWVQLDGAQGEGGGQVLRSALTLSMITGKPFQIERIRAGRAKPGLLRQHLTAVEAAATIADAQVAGAEPGSQSLRFAPRRLRAGDYRFAIGTAGSCTLVLQTVLPALWLADGPSTVTVSGGTHNKAAPPADFLIQTWAPLMARMGVRQTLALNRHGFYPAGGGEIVARIEPCSALLPLQLVERGALRGVHAEAVVAGVSYNVARRELDTVVAAFPEAAQAVSELPADEGPGNVLLLRAEFEQLTELCTGFGERGVSAERVAGNTVAELRRHLDSGAAVGEHLADQLLLPMALAGGGSFTTSVVSSHLTTQIAVIQRFLPVDIDIVPLARGARVTLHTR, translated from the coding sequence ATGAAAAACACGATCCAATCCGACTGGGTGCAGCTCGATGGCGCCCAGGGCGAAGGCGGTGGGCAGGTGCTGCGTAGCGCGCTCACGCTATCCATGATCACCGGCAAGCCGTTCCAGATCGAGCGCATCCGTGCCGGGCGGGCCAAGCCGGGACTGCTGCGCCAGCACCTCACCGCGGTGGAGGCGGCAGCGACCATTGCCGATGCGCAGGTCGCCGGCGCCGAGCCCGGTTCGCAATCGCTGCGCTTCGCGCCGCGCCGGTTGCGGGCTGGCGACTACCGCTTCGCCATTGGCACGGCGGGTAGCTGCACGCTGGTGCTGCAGACGGTATTGCCGGCGCTGTGGCTGGCCGATGGCCCGAGCACGGTGACGGTCAGCGGCGGCACCCATAACAAGGCGGCGCCGCCGGCTGATTTCCTGATCCAGACGTGGGCGCCGCTGATGGCGAGGATGGGCGTGCGGCAGACGTTGGCGCTGAATCGCCACGGCTTCTACCCGGCTGGTGGCGGCGAGATCGTCGCCCGCATCGAACCCTGTTCGGCCCTGCTGCCGCTGCAACTGGTGGAGCGCGGTGCGCTGCGTGGCGTGCATGCCGAGGCGGTGGTCGCTGGCGTCAGCTACAACGTGGCGCGGCGCGAGCTCGATACGGTGGTGGCGGCCTTTCCCGAGGCCGCGCAGGCGGTGAGCGAGCTGCCGGCCGATGAGGGGCCTGGCAATGTGCTGCTGCTGCGCGCCGAGTTCGAGCAACTGACGGAGCTCTGTACCGGCTTTGGCGAGCGCGGCGTCTCGGCCGAGCGCGTTGCCGGCAACACGGTGGCGGAACTGCGGCGCCACCTCGACAGCGGCGCGGCCGTTGGCGAGCACCTGGCCGACCAGTTGCTGTTGCCTATGGCGCTGGCTGGCGGTGGTAGTTTCACCACGTCCGTCGTTTCCTCGCACCTGACCACGCAGATCGCGGTGATCCAGCGCTTCCTGCCGGTGGACATCGATATCGTGCCGCTGGCGCGGGGTGCCAGGGTGACGCTGCATACGCGCTGA
- a CDS encoding RtcB family protein has translation MNKYDTLTVTHGASIKMWTQGVPVEQEAREQLMNTAKMPFIYKHLAVMPDVHLGKGSTIGSVIPTVGAIIPAAVGVDIGCGMMAARTTLTAADLPDNLAGLRSAIEAAVPHGRTPGRRDKGAWDTPPASVDAMWGELADGFKAITDKYPKLKNTNNHKHLGTLGTGNHFIEVCLDEENRVWFMLHSGSRGVGNAIGNLFIELAQADMRQHIADLPHRDLAYFAEGAQHFDDYVEAVGWAQDYARRNRAVMMQNVIAAARKVIAKPFSADVEAVNCHHNYVQKEMHFGREVLVTRKGAVSAQKGQLGIIPGSMGAKSFIVRGLGNEEAFCSCSHGAGRTMSRNEAKRRYTVDDQIRATAGVECRKDSEVIDEIPMAYKDIDAVMAAQSELVEIVHTLRQVVCVKG, from the coding sequence ATGAACAAGTACGACACCCTCACCGTGACCCACGGCGCATCGATCAAGATGTGGACGCAGGGCGTGCCGGTGGAGCAGGAAGCACGCGAGCAACTGATGAACACGGCCAAGATGCCCTTCATCTACAAGCACCTTGCCGTGATGCCGGACGTGCACCTGGGTAAGGGCTCGACCATCGGCAGCGTGATCCCCACCGTCGGTGCCATCATTCCGGCCGCCGTCGGCGTGGATATCGGCTGCGGAATGATGGCCGCGCGCACCACGCTTACCGCTGCCGACCTGCCGGACAACCTGGCCGGGCTGCGTAGCGCCATCGAAGCCGCCGTGCCGCATGGCCGCACGCCCGGTCGCCGCGACAAGGGCGCCTGGGATACGCCGCCTGCCAGCGTGGATGCGATGTGGGGAGAGCTGGCCGATGGCTTCAAGGCCATTACCGACAAGTATCCCAAGCTGAAGAACACCAACAACCACAAGCACCTGGGAACGCTGGGAACCGGCAACCATTTCATCGAGGTCTGCCTTGATGAGGAAAACCGCGTCTGGTTCATGCTGCACTCGGGCTCGCGCGGTGTGGGGAACGCCATCGGCAACCTGTTCATCGAACTGGCCCAGGCCGATATGCGCCAACACATCGCCGACCTGCCGCATCGCGATCTTGCTTATTTCGCCGAGGGTGCGCAGCACTTCGACGACTACGTCGAGGCAGTGGGCTGGGCGCAGGACTACGCGCGCCGCAACCGCGCGGTGATGATGCAGAACGTGATCGCGGCCGCCCGCAAGGTGATCGCCAAGCCGTTCTCGGCCGATGTGGAAGCGGTCAACTGCCACCACAACTACGTGCAGAAGGAAATGCACTTCGGTCGCGAGGTGCTGGTCACGCGCAAGGGTGCGGTGTCGGCGCAGAAGGGCCAGCTGGGGATCATTCCCGGTTCGATGGGCGCCAAGAGCTTCATCGTGCGCGGCTTGGGGAACGAAGAGGCGTTCTGCTCCTGCAGCCACGGTGCCGGTCGCACCATGAGCCGCAACGAGGCCAAGCGCCGCTACACCGTGGATGACCAGATCCGTGCCACGGCCGGAGTGGAGTGCCGCAAGGACAGCGAGGTGATCGACGAAATTCCGATGGCCTACAAGGACATCGACGCCGTGATGGCCGCGCAGTCCGAGCTGGTGGAGATCGTGCATACGCTGCGCCAGGTGGTGTGCGTAAAGGGATAG
- the rtcR gene encoding RNA repair transcriptional activator RtcR, which produces MKRTVVFGFVGTVLDYVGRGAQRWEKWRPTIGLCQQEDLVVHRLELLHDSRSRGLFERLQRDIATVSPETEVVSVEINLRDPWDFEEVYAALHDYAQQRSFDTEAEDYLIHITTGTHVAQICWFLLAEARYLPARLVQTSPPRKKEPGDVSGSVAIIDLDLSRYDRIASRFARERDETVSFLKSGIATRNASFNRMIEQIERVAVRSKAPMLFCGPTGAGKSFLARRVYEMKKTRHQLAGRFVEVNCATLRGDSAMSALFGHVKGAFTGAQAERAGLLRSADGGLLFLDEIGELGLDEQAMLLKAIEEKRFFPVGSDREVESDFQLITGTVRDLQQWVAEGRFREDLYARINLWTYALPGLAERSEDIEPNLDFELARFAREHGQQVRFNAEARRAYLRFAGGPQAQWRGNFRELSASVTRMATLADVGRIDEAQVTEEIARLRRGWQQRDAGALDTLLGEAVEQLDLFDKLQLENVILVCRSAGSLSEAGRRLFAVSRQGKAQVNDADRLRKYLARFGLSWEQLHAA; this is translated from the coding sequence ATGAAACGAACCGTTGTCTTCGGCTTTGTCGGTACCGTGCTCGATTACGTCGGCCGTGGCGCGCAGCGCTGGGAGAAGTGGCGGCCCACAATCGGGCTATGCCAGCAGGAGGATCTGGTCGTGCATCGGCTGGAGCTGCTGCACGACAGCCGCAGCCGTGGGCTGTTCGAGCGCCTGCAGCGCGACATCGCTACGGTTTCGCCAGAAACCGAGGTGGTCAGCGTGGAGATCAATCTGCGCGATCCATGGGATTTCGAAGAGGTGTACGCCGCCCTGCACGACTACGCGCAGCAACGCAGCTTCGATACCGAGGCCGAGGATTACCTGATCCATATCACCACCGGTACTCACGTGGCGCAGATCTGCTGGTTCCTGCTGGCTGAGGCGCGTTACCTGCCGGCGCGGCTAGTGCAGACCTCGCCGCCGCGCAAGAAGGAACCCGGCGATGTCAGCGGCAGCGTCGCCATCATCGATCTCGATCTCTCGCGCTATGACCGCATCGCCAGCCGCTTTGCCCGGGAACGCGATGAAACGGTGTCCTTTCTCAAATCCGGTATCGCCACACGCAACGCCAGCTTCAACCGCATGATCGAGCAGATCGAGCGCGTGGCCGTGCGCTCGAAGGCGCCCATGCTGTTCTGCGGCCCCACCGGCGCCGGCAAGTCGTTCCTGGCGCGCCGGGTGTACGAGATGAAGAAAACCCGGCACCAGCTCGCCGGGCGTTTCGTCGAGGTGAATTGCGCCACCTTGCGCGGTGATAGCGCGATGTCCGCATTGTTCGGCCACGTGAAGGGTGCGTTCACCGGCGCCCAGGCCGAGCGCGCCGGGCTGCTGCGCAGCGCCGATGGTGGATTGCTGTTTCTCGATGAGATTGGCGAACTGGGACTCGATGAGCAGGCGATGCTGCTGAAGGCCATCGAGGAGAAACGCTTCTTCCCGGTGGGCAGCGATCGCGAGGTGGAAAGCGACTTCCAGCTGATCACGGGCACCGTGCGCGATCTGCAGCAATGGGTGGCCGAGGGCCGGTTCCGCGAAGATCTGTATGCACGGATCAATCTCTGGACCTATGCACTGCCCGGCCTGGCCGAGCGCAGCGAGGACATCGAGCCCAATCTCGACTTCGAGCTGGCGCGCTTTGCTCGCGAGCACGGTCAGCAAGTGCGCTTCAACGCAGAGGCCCGACGCGCCTACCTGCGTTTTGCCGGTGGGCCGCAGGCGCAGTGGCGCGGGAATTTCCGCGAGCTCTCCGCATCGGTGACACGGATGGCGACACTGGCCGACGTCGGCCGCATCGACGAAGCGCAGGTCACCGAGGAGATCGCCCGCCTGCGCCGCGGCTGGCAGCAACGTGATGCCGGCGCCCTGGATACGCTGCTCGGTGAAGCAGTCGAGCAACTTGATCTATTCGACAAGCTGCAGCTAGAAAACGTGATTCTGGTCTGCCGCAGCGCCGGTTCGCTCTCCGAAGCAGGCCGCCGCTTGTTTGCGGTATCGCGCCAGGGCAAGGCCCAGGTGAACGACGCCGACCGGCTGCGCAAATACCTGGCACGCTTTGGCCTGAGCTGGGAACAGCTGCATGCCGCATGA